A stretch of Anolis sagrei isolate rAnoSag1 chromosome X, rAnoSag1.mat, whole genome shotgun sequence DNA encodes these proteins:
- the LRRC74B gene encoding leucine-rich repeat-containing protein 74B, whose product MPKPTLSPVPELEAEAGARLPAFSRSSNEALILPEESDGCKAGNVESDSEEEEEEEEEEEEEWDTDLEIEDPKKSYDLAGRAKYLNTCQTFRVVPVSYFVRHMKDAELTLKHHGLNPKAAKALALSLTNNTSIVKLNLSDNWLDGDGGTAVAEMLKENYYITDVNLSENKLGAKGTKALSVMLRANATLLTLTLSGNELDDCAAKYLADAMAVNNKMEALDLSHNMFGEAAGNVLGAAIAENVGLKELNLSWNSIRGQGAVAVARGLGANIFLRVADLAYNGFGNNGAAALGEALKVNNVLEALHISNNRIALEGALSLALGLKENKTLKSLSMARNPIQNEGCIGILKALRANPGTALEDLDLSEIVVKENFMELCDVVLGVVPSLQVKHDRISHLFRTQPLKVS is encoded by the exons ATGCCGAAGCCGACGTTGTCGCCGGTGCCTGAGCTGGAGGCGGAAGCTGGGGCTCGCCTTCCG GCTTTTTCCAGATCTTCCAATGAAGCACTGATTCTTCCAGAGGAAAGCGATGGCtgcaaagcaggaaatgtggaGAGCGAttcggaggaggaagaggaagaagaggaggaggaagaagaagagtggGATACAGATCTTGAAATAGAAG aCCCGAAGAAGTCATATGACTTGGCCGGGAGAGCCAAATACCTCAACACTTGCCAAACATTTAGGGTGGTCCCCGTCTCGTATTTTGTGCGGCACATGAAGGATGCTGAATTGACCCTGAAGCACCATGGCCTTAACCCAAAG GCCGCCAAAGCTCTGGCCCTTTCCTTGACAAACAACACTTCTATTGTGAAGCTAAACCTGAGTGACAATTGGTTGGATGGAGATGGCGGAACCGCCGTTGCAGAGATGTTGAAGGAAAACTACTATATCACAG ATGTCAATTTATCAGAGAACAAACTTGGAGCGAAAGGTACAAAGGCTCTCTCGGTGATGCTTCGGGCCAATGCCACGCTTTTGACCCTGACGCTTTCCGGAAATGAACTAGACGACTGTGCAGCCAAGTATCTTGCAGacgccatggcagttaacaacaaaatgGAGGCCTTGGATCTGAGTCACAACATGTTTGGAGAAGCGGCAG GGAATGTTCTTGGAGCAGCGATTGCAGAAAATGTGGGCCTGAAGGAGCTCAATCTCAGCTGGAACTCCATTCGTGGCCAAGGAGCTGTTGCAGTCGCCAGAGGCTTGGGG GCCAATATATTTCTACGGGTGGCTGATCTTGCCTACAACGGCTTTGGCAACAATGGGGCAGCAGCTCTGGGTGAAGCCTTGAAAGTCAACAATGTATTGGAAGCACTCCATATCAG CAATAACCGCATTGCGCTGGAAGGAGCCCTCTCGCTCGCCTTGGGCCTGAAGGAAAACAAGACTCtgaaaagcctcagt ATGGCCAGGAACCCTATCCAAAATGAGGGCTGCATCGGGATCCTCAAAGCCCTCCGAGCCAATCCGGGCACCGCTTTAGAGGATCTGGACTTGTCG GAAATTGTGGTGAAGGAGAACTTCATGGAACTCTGTGATGTTGTGCTGGGAGTTGTGCCCAGCCTCCAGGTCAAGCATGACAGAATCAGCCATCTGTTCAGAACACAACCCTTAAAG GTTTCCTAA
- the SLC7A4 gene encoding cationic amino acid transporter 4, whose translation MVSRLPRPADMTRFCQKLNRVKTLEEDMMETSFNRCLSTIDLALLGIGGMVGSGLYVLTGTVAKDTAGPAIVISFIIAGIASLLAALCYAEFGAHVPKTGSAYMFTYVSVGEIWAFLIGWNVILEYMIGGAAVARAWSGYLDAIFDHRIKNFTESHVGTWHIPFLAHYPDFLAFGILLIATTLISFGARVSSWLNHIFSAISMGVIVFILVMGFILARPQNWSASEGGFAPYGISGIMAGSATCFYAFVGFDVIATCSEEARNPQRAIPRAIAIALSLATGAYILVSVVLTLMVPWHSLDPDSALADAFYRRGYAWAGFIVAAGSICAMNTVLLSNLVSLPRIVYAMAEDGLFFQVFSRIHPRTQVPVVASIVFGILMSLLALIFDLEALVQFLSIGTLLAYTFVAASVIILRFQRDKTGATGASSGSEATLPSAETISNNEPKEYESFSDKLQLVSKEKGKGQREPGQLKAAFEPYLDFLSDFYPGEVVTVGVIILMVSAVCLSAILVFGRNQLHLPTWSYVLLLLLFGLGLALSLFLISIHEQKKSTQTFQLPLVPLTPALSIFINVYLMLKLNYMTWLRFTVWLIAGLMVYFGYGIWHSKENQREPQGHAVSARYVVFPSGSLEETVQTVQPSTQPSQGLEETPEEEAKR comes from the exons ATGGTGAGTCGACTTCCACGCCCAGCGGACATGACTCGCTTCTGCCAGAAGCTCAACCGGGTCAAGACGCTGGAAGAGGACATGATGGAGACATCTTTCAACCGATGCCTGAGCACTATTGACTTGGCACTGCTGGGCATTGGGGGCATGGTGGGCTCTGGCTTATATGTCCTTACAGGCACTGTGGCCAAGGACACGGCTGGCCCGGCCATCGTCATCTCCTTCATCATCGCCGGCATTGCCTCGCTGCTGGCAGCCCTCTGTTATGCCGAGTTTGGCGCCCACGTGCCCAAGACGGGTTCGGCATACATGTTCACCTACGTCTCGGTGGGCGAGATTTGGGCCTTCCTGATTGGGTGGAACGTCATCCTAGAGTATATGATCGGGGGCGCCGCAGTGGCCAGAGCATGGAGTGGCTACCTGGACGCCATCTTTGACCATCGCATCAAGAACTTCACGGAGAGCCACGTGGGCACCTGGCACATCCCTTTCCTAGCCCATTACCCAGACTTCCTGGCCTTTGGCATCCTGCTCATCGCCACCACCTTGATCTCCTTCGGGGCCCGGGTCTCCTCTTGGCTCAACCACATCTTCTCCGCCATCAGCATGGGTGTCATCGTCTTCATCCTGGTGATGGGCTTCATCTTGGCCAGGCCCCAAAACTGGAGTGCTAGCGAAGGAGGCTTTGCTCCTTACGGCATTTCGGGCATCATGGCCGGCTCAGCGACCTGCTTCTATGCTTTTGTAGGCTTCGACGTCATTGCCACCTGCAGCGAAGAGGCCCGCAACCCACAGAGAGCCATCCCGAGGGCCATCGCCATCGCCTTGAGCCTGGCCACAGGGGCCTACATCTTGGTCTCTGTGGTCTTGACCCTGATGGTGCCCTGGCATTCCTTGGATCCGGACTCTGCCCTGGCCGATGCCTTTTACCGGAGAGGTTACGCCTGGGCCGGTTTCATTGTGGCAGCTGGCTCCATTTGTG CAATGAACACAGTCCTCCTCAGCAACCTGGTCTCCCTGCCCCGGATTGTCTATGCCATGGCTGAGGATGGGCTCTTCTTCCAGGTCTTCTCCCGCATCCACCCCCGGACCCAGGTCCCCGTGGTAGCCAGCATAGTGTTTGGCATCCTCATGTCACTCTTGGCTCTTATCTTCGACCTGGAGGCCCTGGTCCAGTTCTTGTCCATCGGCACCCTCTTGGCATACACCTTTGTGGCAGCCAGCGTCATCATCCTGCGTTTCCAGCGGGACAAAACAGGAGCAACTGGGGCATCCAGTGGAAGTGAAGCCACTCTACCTTCGGCGGAGACCATCAGCAACAATGAACCCAAGGAGTATGAATCGTTCTCGGACAAACTGCAGCTTGTGagcaaggagaaagggaaaggccaACGGGAACCagggcaactcaaggcggcttttgAGCCCTACCTGGACTTCCTCAGCGATTTCTACCCGGGCGAAGTGGTCACAGTGGGAGTGATCATCCTGATGGTCTCGGCCGTCTGCCTGTCAGCCATCTTGGTCTTTGGGAGGAACCAACTCCACCTGCCCACCTGGAGCTATGTGTTGCTGCTCCTGCTCTTTGGCCTGGGCTTGGCACTGAGTTTGTTCCTCATCAGCATCCATGAGCAAAAGAAGAGTACTCAGACATTCCAG CTCCCACTGGTCCCACTGACTCCTGCGTTGAGCATTTTCATCAACGTCTATCTCATGCTGAAGCTCAACTACATGACATGGCTGCGGTTCACTGTCTGGCTGATAGCAG GCTTAATGGTCTACTTTGGCTACGGCATATGGCACAGCAAAGAGAACCAGCGAGAGCCCCAGGGGCATGCCGTCAGCGCCCGCTACGTGGTGTTTCCCAGTGGCAGCCTCGAAGAGACGGTCCAGACTGTGCAGCCCAGTACACAGCCCTCTCAGGGCCTGGAGGAAACCCCGGAAGAGGAAGCCAAGAGATGA
- the LOC132781263 gene encoding protein DGCR6 has product MLRDPRAALEEASVPARLLCCLSSLKPPQRRRPDSAGPARGLGPKPGPRVTPLPNMERFGPPFIYDDAGDAAGGVGLAGYGSGGGGGGSDRTARQQARHYQLLSELQTLVKALPSSCQQRLSYTILSDLALALIDGTVFEIVQGLLEIQHLTERNLYNQRLTLHSEHRALKQEMLHKHKDAQQCCKPHNLPLLKAAQQRELQAMEQRIHNEQLMMDKKIVLELDQKVVDQQSTLEKAGVSGFYITTNPQELTLQMNMLELIRKLQQKEAQPRKPFS; this is encoded by the exons atgctcagagacCCTCGCGCCGCCCTGGAGGAGGCCTCAGTGCCGGCCCGCCTTCTCTGCTGTCTCTCCTCTCTGAAGCCGCCGCAGCGCCGCCGTCCGGACTCTGCTGGCCCAGCGCGAGGCCTAGGCCCAAAGCCGGGGCCTCGCgtgacccccctccccaacatGGAGCGCTTTGGGCCGCCTTTCATCTACGACGACGCCGGGGATGCGGCCGGGGGAGTAGGCCTCGCGGGCTACggaagcggaggaggaggcggcggaagCGACCGGACAGCCCGACAACAAGCCCGGCATTATCAGCTCCTCTCCGAGCTGCAGACCCTGGTCAAGGCTCTGCCCAG CTCCTGCCAGCAGCGGCTGTCCTACACTATCCTCAGCGACCTGGCCTTGGCACTCATCGACGGGACGGTCTTTGAAATCGTGCAAGGTTTGCTGGAGATCCAGCACTTGACGGAGCGCAACCTCTACAACCAGCGGCTCACGCTGCACAGCGAGCACCGAG CCCTGAAGCAAGAGATGCTGCACAAGCACAAGGATGCCCAGCAGTGCTGCAAGCCTCACAACCTGCCCCTGCTCAAAGCTGCACAGCAGAGGGAGCTTCAG GCCATGGAGCAGCGCATCCACAATGAGCAGCTGATGATGGACAAGAAGATTGTCTTGGAGCTGGACCAAAAAGTCGTGGACCAGCAGAGCACCTTGGAGAAGGCGGGTGTCTCCGGGTTTTACATCACCACCAACCCGcag GAACTGACGCTCCAGATGAATATGCTGGAGCTCATTCGGAAGCTGCAGCAGAAGGAGGCACAGCCGAGGAAGCCTTTCTCTTGA